From Microcystis aeruginosa NIES-2549, a single genomic window includes:
- a CDS encoding Panacea domain-containing protein — translation MTIKFRFHPEKAVEAAAILLKLHGKPMKYLGLLKMLYIADRLALKTMDQPITGDRYVSMDYGPVLRGVYDLIKGQPVDSALPLWSKYISPRDSNYVDLLQYPGNEELCEEEEMILKQVYKTFGHLNPFLVAEWTHDLPEWKDPHGSAIPILVEDVLRSMGKTEEEIEDISQEAQREAYLDGALHG, via the coding sequence ATGACGATCAAATTTCGGTTTCATCCAGAGAAAGCAGTTGAAGCCGCTGCTATACTCTTAAAGCTGCACGGCAAACCGATGAAGTATTTAGGGTTGCTGAAAATGCTCTATATAGCTGACCGTCTTGCTTTAAAAACCATGGATCAACCAATTACTGGGGATAGATATGTATCAATGGATTATGGACCGGTTCTCAGGGGTGTTTATGATTTGATTAAAGGACAGCCCGTGGACTCTGCTTTACCCCTGTGGTCGAAATATATTTCTCCCCGGGATTCTAATTATGTTGACCTGCTGCAATATCCCGGCAATGAAGAACTCTGTGAAGAAGAAGAAATGATTCTTAAACAGGTTTACAAGACTTTTGGCCATCTCAATCCCTTTCTTGTAGCCGAATGGACTCACGATTTACCAGAATGGAAGGATCCCCATGGTTCGGCTATTCCAATTTTAGTGGAGGATGTTTTGCGATCTATGGGTAAAACGGAGGAGGAAATCGAAGATATTAGCCAAGAAGCCCAGCGAGAAGCCTATTTAGATGGAGCTTTACATGGCTAG
- the adhE gene encoding bifunctional acetaldehyde-CoA/alcohol dehydrogenase, with the protein MIVTNRQELEELIQQVKKAQQQFANYNQEQVDLIFKKAALAANNARIPLAKMAVQETGMGVIEDKVIKNHFASEIIYNKYKHSKTCGIIEEDKSFGLQKIAEPVGILAGIVPTTNPTSTAIFKALIALKTRNGIIFSPHPRAKDCTIAAAKIVLEAAVKAGAPAGIIGWIDQPSVELSQALMQHPSINLILATGGPGMVKAAYSSGRPSLGVGAGNTPALVDETAHIKMAVSSIILSKTFDNGMICASEQSVIVVDSIYEEVRQEFIDRGAYLLSPEEREKVAGILLKDGHINPDIVGQPVEKLATMAGISVPEDTRLLIGEVENIGLEEPFSYEKLSPILAMYRAKDFEDGVKKAEKLVLFAGRGHTAVLYTAPSNREHIKHFQDNVQTARVLINTPSSQGAIGDIYNFRLDPSLTLGCGTWGGNSISENVEPTHLLNIKTVAERRENMLWFRVPPKVYFKYGSLPIAIRELAGKKRAFIVTDKPLFDLGVTAPLQEILEEIGITINIFYDVEPDPSLETVERGLNVINTFNPDVIIAIGGGSPMDAAKIMWLLYEHPEIEFESLAMRFMDIRKRVYELPPLGEKALMVCIPTTSGTGSEVTPFAVVTDRRNNIKYPLADYALTPSMAIVDPELVLNMPKKLTAYGGIDALTHALEAYVSVLASEYTNALAQDAIRLLFKYLPSSYHNGAKDPKAREKVHYAATMAGMAFANGFLGICHSMAHQLGAIFHIPHGLANALMISHVILYNATDAPFKQATFSQYKYPNVKWRYARIAHSLGLGGESETESVERLVLAIECLKREIGIPASIKEVIPETEAEFMAKLDHLAEQAFDDQCTGANPRYPLIEDLKTLLIQAYHGNLPLEVAVNGHGEVSLADLKLEPQPLSL; encoded by the coding sequence ATGATAGTTACCAATAGACAAGAGCTAGAAGAACTGATACAACAGGTAAAAAAAGCTCAACAACAATTTGCCAACTATAACCAAGAACAAGTAGATCTTATCTTCAAAAAAGCCGCATTAGCAGCCAACAACGCTCGCATTCCCCTAGCTAAAATGGCAGTACAAGAGACAGGGATGGGAGTAATAGAAGATAAAGTGATTAAAAACCATTTTGCCTCAGAAATCATCTACAACAAATATAAACACAGCAAAACCTGCGGCATTATCGAAGAAGATAAATCCTTTGGATTGCAAAAAATCGCCGAACCCGTGGGCATTTTAGCGGGGATCGTACCCACTACAAATCCCACCTCCACAGCCATTTTTAAAGCCCTAATTGCCCTGAAAACCCGCAACGGCATCATTTTTTCCCCCCATCCGCGAGCCAAAGACTGCACCATCGCAGCGGCCAAAATAGTCTTAGAAGCGGCCGTCAAAGCAGGCGCACCGGCCGGTATTATTGGTTGGATCGATCAGCCATCGGTGGAACTTTCCCAAGCATTAATGCAACATCCCAGCATTAATTTAATCCTTGCTACCGGCGGTCCCGGTATGGTAAAAGCGGCCTATTCTTCCGGAAGACCTTCCCTAGGAGTCGGTGCCGGCAATACCCCCGCTTTAGTGGACGAAACTGCTCACATAAAAATGGCCGTTTCCTCGATTATTCTCAGTAAAACCTTCGATAACGGCATGATTTGCGCCTCGGAACAATCGGTAATCGTTGTCGATAGCATCTATGAAGAAGTTCGACAGGAATTTATTGATCGCGGGGCCTATCTTCTTTCCCCCGAAGAAAGGGAAAAAGTCGCCGGGATTCTCCTCAAAGATGGTCATATCAACCCCGATATCGTCGGACAACCGGTAGAAAAATTAGCCACCATGGCCGGAATTTCCGTTCCCGAAGATACCCGCTTACTAATCGGAGAAGTAGAAAATATTGGCTTAGAAGAACCATTTTCCTACGAAAAACTCTCGCCAATTTTAGCCATGTACCGAGCGAAAGACTTTGAAGATGGGGTAAAAAAAGCCGAAAAACTGGTCTTATTTGCCGGTCGAGGTCATACGGCCGTGCTTTATACCGCACCCTCCAATCGGGAACATATTAAGCACTTTCAAGACAACGTACAAACGGCCCGGGTATTAATTAATACCCCTTCCTCCCAGGGTGCGATTGGTGATATCTATAACTTCCGTCTCGATCCTAGTTTAACCCTCGGTTGTGGCACTTGGGGCGGTAATTCCATCAGCGAAAACGTCGAACCTACCCACCTATTAAATATTAAAACCGTAGCCGAGCGCCGGGAAAATATGCTTTGGTTCCGAGTACCACCAAAAGTATATTTTAAATACGGGTCATTACCGATCGCTATTCGGGAATTAGCCGGCAAAAAACGGGCCTTTATTGTCACCGATAAACCTCTTTTCGACCTAGGAGTTACCGCACCTTTACAGGAAATTTTAGAAGAAATCGGCATCACGATTAATATCTTTTATGATGTGGAACCCGATCCTTCCCTAGAAACCGTCGAACGGGGGTTAAATGTAATTAATACCTTCAATCCCGATGTAATTATCGCTATCGGTGGCGGTTCCCCCATGGATGCCGCTAAAATCATGTGGCTACTCTACGAGCATCCAGAGATAGAATTCGAGAGCTTGGCCATGCGTTTTATGGATATCCGCAAACGAGTCTATGAATTGCCCCCTTTAGGTGAAAAAGCTCTCATGGTGTGTATTCCCACCACTTCGGGAACAGGATCGGAAGTGACTCCCTTCGCCGTCGTCACCGATCGCCGTAATAATATTAAGTATCCTCTGGCAGATTATGCCCTAACTCCCAGCATGGCAATTGTCGATCCGGAATTAGTGCTAAATATGCCGAAAAAATTAACAGCCTACGGCGGAATTGACGCTTTAACTCACGCTCTTGAGGCCTACGTCTCGGTTTTAGCCTCAGAATATACCAATGCTCTTGCTCAAGATGCCATCCGACTGCTGTTTAAATACTTGCCCAGTTCCTATCATAACGGAGCTAAAGACCCGAAAGCGCGGGAAAAAGTCCATTACGCGGCGACTATGGCAGGAATGGCCTTCGCTAATGGCTTTTTAGGCATCTGTCACTCCATGGCCCACCAATTAGGGGCAATTTTCCATATTCCCCACGGTCTAGCCAATGCCTTGATGATTTCCCACGTCATCCTCTATAATGCCACCGATGCCCCCTTTAAACAGGCTACCTTCTCTCAGTACAAATATCCTAACGTGAAGTGGCGCTATGCCAGAATCGCTCATTCCTTGGGATTGGGAGGAGAAAGCGAGACCGAAAGTGTGGAAAGATTGGTATTAGCGATCGAATGTTTAAAACGGGAAATCGGTATTCCGGCCAGTATTAAAGAGGTAATTCCCGAAACTGAAGCCGAATTTATGGCCAAATTAGACCATTTAGCCGAACAAGCTTTCGATGATCAGTGTACCGGAGCCAATCCCCGTTATCCCCTGATTGAGGACTTAAAAACCCTGTTAATCCAAGCTTATCACGGCAATTTGCCCCTAGAGGTGGCGGTAAATGGTCACGGTGAGGTCAGTCTTGCCGATTTGAAGTTAGAGCCGCAACCGTTGAGCTTGTAG
- the gloB gene encoding hydroxyacylglutathione hydrolase has protein sequence MEIERLNALSDNYIFLLYDPAQKIAAVVDPAEPEPVFRRLEALQVDLVAIFNTHHHGDHVGANQALINRYPHLCVYGGKEDRGRIPGQQLFLEEGDRVEFAGRRAEVFFVPGHTRAHIAYYFPPVNPGDYGELFCGDTLFSGGCGRLFEGTPGQMVASLTKLRSLPDQTRVWCAHEYTLNNLKFALTVDPNNAALQQRYREVEKHRAEDIPTIPAILGTEKLTNPFLRWDSPALAMTMDSSEPIQVFARLRGKKDNF, from the coding sequence ATGGAGATCGAACGTCTTAACGCCCTTTCCGATAATTATATTTTCCTCCTCTACGATCCGGCACAAAAAATCGCGGCCGTGGTGGATCCGGCGGAACCTGAACCCGTTTTCAGGCGATTAGAGGCTTTACAGGTGGATTTAGTCGCTATTTTTAATACCCATCACCACGGCGACCATGTGGGGGCTAATCAGGCTTTAATTAATCGTTATCCCCATCTTTGTGTTTATGGGGGAAAGGAGGATCGCGGTCGCATTCCGGGCCAGCAGCTGTTTTTAGAGGAGGGGGACCGGGTGGAATTTGCCGGTCGCCGGGCCGAGGTTTTCTTTGTCCCCGGCCACACTCGCGCTCATATTGCCTATTATTTTCCCCCGGTTAACCCCGGAGATTACGGCGAGTTATTCTGTGGTGATACCCTGTTTTCGGGGGGTTGTGGTCGTTTATTTGAGGGAACACCGGGCCAAATGGTGGCTTCTTTAACTAAATTGCGATCGCTGCCTGACCAGACTAGGGTTTGGTGCGCTCACGAATATACGTTAAATAATTTAAAGTTTGCCTTGACAGTTGACCCTAATAATGCTGCTTTGCAGCAGCGTTATCGGGAAGTGGAAAAACATCGCGCTGAAGATATTCCCACGATTCCGGCAATTTTGGGGACGGAAAAGCTGACTAATCCTTTTTTGCGTTGGGATAGTCCCGCTTTGGCCATGACCATGGATAGCAGCGAACCAATACAAGTGTTTGCACGGCTGCGGGGGAAAAAAGATAATTTTTAA
- a CDS encoding polysaccharide deacetylase family protein has translation MRWQARQKSSFSFLPLYGFLAFIVVCLIIWAISLYPRSNALVGGDSLPAPFREFQPECADYVRENSSFKDISRIFDCKTYKNLSDRVIFSLSLQKNDISLDNWLNNSTTAIELAPWPEIHPRAQGTKVPILMYHDILPEKEVFFDVTPGELEAHFQFLQEIGATPISIDWLISHLRTGIPLPAKPVLLTFDDGYGGHYQYVYPLLRKYNYPAVFSIYINKMTQKTGRTSVTWQQLQEMAADPLVQIVSHSVSHPRDLRLLSDADLEQEVKQSKQILEKELGIPINYFTYPEGKADDRVKEFVKKAGYRAALSMNDLDEHFAGQSPDLLTIGRFGQSRTREVVPQAWGGDPLPRTDGGFNFATTIQKREVEFPTNTLVLISGGIPKTIHADSRYQVEEIIAGTEAIAAVDGGFFSLKELDSNQMIGPVLSENGGFIPGYEGEIGKLEGRPLVIITDQWVRYLPFDPARHNTLEGIAAEAGDDLKVTDAFVAAAWLVKDGQPQSRESFGTLYGFDALRHRAFWGINQAGQPVIGVSREPIDSMALGELLVQAGFREAVMLDSGASTSLAYRGQSQVHYTPRPVPHVVALFPPTEPYIVPVSHVGIPCVIFADSCPAGS, from the coding sequence ATGCGTTGGCAAGCTCGGCAAAAATCTTCCTTTTCTTTCCTTCCCCTATACGGATTTTTGGCATTTATCGTCGTTTGTCTGATTATTTGGGCAATTTCTCTCTATCCTCGTTCTAATGCTCTGGTGGGGGGTGATTCTCTCCCCGCACCTTTTAGGGAGTTTCAACCGGAATGCGCGGATTATGTCCGAGAAAATAGTTCTTTTAAGGATATATCGAGAATTTTTGATTGTAAAACCTATAAAAACTTATCAGATCGAGTGATTTTTTCCCTATCTCTCCAAAAAAACGATATTAGTCTCGATAATTGGCTAAATAACTCGACAACAGCGATCGAATTAGCCCCCTGGCCGGAAATTCATCCCCGCGCTCAAGGAACTAAAGTACCGATTTTAATGTATCACGACATTTTACCAGAAAAAGAGGTATTTTTTGACGTTACCCCAGGCGAATTAGAGGCACATTTTCAATTTTTGCAGGAAATCGGGGCAACTCCGATCAGTATCGATTGGTTAATTTCCCATCTGCGGACAGGTATCCCCCTTCCCGCTAAACCGGTTTTATTGACTTTTGATGATGGTTATGGGGGACATTACCAGTATGTCTATCCTTTATTGAGAAAATATAACTATCCCGCCGTTTTCTCGATTTATATCAATAAAATGACTCAAAAAACCGGCCGAACCAGTGTCACTTGGCAACAACTCCAGGAAATGGCCGCCGATCCTCTAGTACAGATTGTCTCCCATAGTGTTAGTCATCCCCGGGATTTAAGGTTATTGTCCGATGCAGATTTGGAGCAAGAAGTCAAGCAATCGAAACAAATCTTAGAAAAAGAATTGGGTATTCCGATTAATTATTTTACCTATCCGGAAGGGAAGGCGGACGATCGAGTGAAGGAATTCGTCAAAAAAGCGGGTTATCGGGCGGCTTTATCGATGAATGACCTCGATGAGCATTTTGCTGGCCAATCCCCCGATTTACTCACGATTGGACGCTTTGGGCAATCGCGCACTAGGGAAGTTGTCCCGCAAGCTTGGGGAGGTGATCCCTTACCCCGTACCGATGGCGGTTTTAACTTTGCCACCACCATCCAAAAACGGGAAGTGGAATTCCCAACTAATACACTTGTTCTGATTAGTGGCGGGATTCCCAAAACTATTCACGCTGATAGTCGTTATCAAGTGGAGGAAATTATCGCTGGCACAGAAGCGATCGCGGCTGTAGATGGCGGTTTTTTCTCTCTCAAGGAATTGGACTCAAATCAGATGATCGGGCCGGTTTTAAGCGAAAATGGCGGCTTTATCCCGGGATATGAAGGGGAAATCGGCAAGTTAGAGGGTCGTCCTTTAGTAATCATTACTGATCAATGGGTGCGTTATCTTCCTTTTGATCCTGCCCGTCATAATACCCTAGAAGGAATCGCAGCGGAGGCTGGAGATGATCTCAAGGTGACGGATGCTTTTGTCGCGGCCGCTTGGTTAGTCAAAGATGGACAACCACAATCCCGAGAATCCTTTGGTACACTTTACGGTTTTGATGCCCTGCGTCACCGGGCTTTTTGGGGGATTAATCAGGCAGGACAGCCAGTAATCGGGGTTTCCCGAGAGCCGATCGATTCCATGGCTTTGGGAGAATTATTAGTACAGGCAGGCTTTCGGGAGGCGGTGATGTTGGATTCAGGAGCAAGCACCTCCCTCGCTTATCGGGGCCAGTCGCAAGTGCATTATACTCCCCGTCCCGTTCCCCACGTTGTCGCTTTATTTCCCCCCACAGAACCCTATATTGTTCCCGTTAGTCATGTGGGGATTCCCTGCGTAATTTTCGCCGATTCCTGTCCTGCGGGGAGTTAG